The sequence GTAGGTGCCAAGCACAGAGTCGATGGTGAGCCTCTGGAAAAACTTGCTCGATCGCAGACTTCATTTGCCTGTCACCGTCGGTTATTATGGACACGGGAGCCTTCCTTTTCATTGCAGTTTGCAACTGTTGAAGCAGCCAGACATAGGTCTCTTCTTTCTCGTCTGCCACGAGTGCAGCGGCAAAGACAACCGTTTGGTTATGGTGATTCACACAAGAGAATACTACAAGAGGTGAAAGGTAAACGTTTTTCTTGTGCATCAAATGCAACCACGTCTCCAAATACATGGTAATCAATTTGGCTGGTGCCATCACACCAAAACAAATGTTGTAACACGCCCTCCCCGTCAACAACTTCTTTGTAGTACAGTGCTGGATCATTTGCCTTGCACTCTCGGAGATACCTTAAGCACGATTCCGCATCTAGGCCACCCACCCTTCGTTGCTTCGCACTTACATTGTGCATGTCCGTTGTTGTGTAGGGGACATTATGATACCCGCCGGCTAGGCTCGCCATAAAACCGTGGATTCGCGAGACGCCAATGTCCCCTTTGCGCATGTCGTTCATCTGCTCAATGTCCGCTTCGCTCATCCTCCGATGGCCTGGGAGCATGGAAGAAAATCGCAACTCAAGAATGTGGTGATTATGCACATCTGAAAAAGTACGCAACGTTCCAACGTCCTGATTCATCGTCCCTGCAAAGTAGCATCCTTGCAGGGCATCCACACCGTGTATCGGCCCTCGGTCTTTGCCGGTTAGGCATTGAGTAGAACTTCGGGGATCGGTACCCTTGTCGGTGGCACACGAACTCTTGCCGTATCCTTACTTCGCCACGTTTTTCGCTTTTGGAACGTCTCGCGCCGAAGCCATGGTGCTTTGCATATTGCTGGTAGAACTCAAATGCAATGTCAATAGCTGCGAAATTAAAGCGGAGAACCTCCTCCTCGCTCAAGTTCAAAAAATCAATCGAACCTAGCGATTCACCGGAATCAACAGCGTACAAGTCATCATCCGCATAATTATCAGACATTCCTCTGACACCGGCCAAATTGTCTTCCAATTCAACCGCATCCCCATTGTCGACATCGCCCTCTGCATGATGGTCGTGTTCTGTCCATCTTCCTGTAAATCGTACTCGTCCGACTCCATCCCTGCAAAGCCTTCGCCCTCAACCGATCCAACTCCATGGTCTGCTCCATCGTACATTTCTACTTCCTCGGCGACACGCACACCCCCAAGGGTATCTTCATCCCTGGCAACCCTGTGCCAAACAACAATAATGCAGTAATTTAGCAAAATATGCAAAATTGGGGGATGTCCTTCAAAAAAAATTGGTGACCTATAACAAAACAAAAGGGGATATTTGTAAATCAAGTGAAGGGTGATAATACAATTGGTACCTTCTTTCCCTTGATGGAAACGGCGAAGCCATCAACTGCCAAAGACAACCAAAAATGCAAATCAAGTACCGTCGTCGTCAGAAGTGAAGCTGTTGGTGTGTTTGGATCTGCCTAAACAGAATCATTAACACTGAACACTTTTTTcaattccaaaaaaaaatagCGTTTCATGGTTCAAAAACTGCGAATCTCATCGAATGAGTTGCTGGAACAAAACGCTGCCGAATCCACCATGGGTAAATGGGGAGGAGAAGGAGTTAGCTGAGTGAAGATGTTTCAGTCGTTCTCGGCGATGGAGTTAATGGAAGGGGCCAATTGTGATAGAGGGAAAGGGGAGGAAGAAAATCTGAACTGAGTGTCTAACTAATTCTAATAATTAagttaaatatatttattttaaaaaacaaaaaaaataactcctctatttttttatacaaaattgcAGAAGAAACCCAACAAAAACATGCATTTTTATTCTGACCTTTCCTAACTGATCGATACACCAAACAGATTTTTAGCGTTTCGGTGCGCTAAGATTTATGGGGTAACGAATCCGTCCCCCACATAGTAGGTGTTGGTACAATCAATTAGTTTTACTAACTTCAGTAGCATCGGTAAAAGTAAAACCGTAAAAGTagctcgaaaattactaacaaagACTTGCCTAACCGATATTTATCGGTCTTAGCCATCGTTAAAattgatttgaatctttgaccgTCGGTAATATCGATTTTTTTTTGGTAGTAAGTAAACTTAGCCGCTAACTAAGGTTTGAAGTAAATTTAAGCACCAAGTAATCAAGTATATGTTATCTCGACCACCaaatttaattattcttattttttataaCCACGATCTACTTTACATGCATATTATCTTTGActtttaattattgatttttttttactgCTGAGTTATTCCTTATTCggattgtttttgtttttacttcAACTGTTGAAATCTTTTCCGAGGATGACTATTGAGATCTTTACTATTTGCACCATTTGTGCCCAATTATTTTTGGAACAACAACAATATAATTCTctatttaatgaataaaaatgaaataaacaAGAGTTGATGGACCGGCTTCGATCCGGGGTGGTCTTAGATGATGATATTTTTGTTGGAAACtattagaaaatataaataatgtTATTTTTCCAATCTTCTAAAATTggagaaatttattactttactttTAGATATTGGCGATAATTAAAGGTTGTAAACTTGTAAATAAATGAAAAACTAGTGTNNNNNNNNNNNNNNNNNNNNNNNNNNNNNNNNNNNNNNNNNNNNNNNNNNNNNNNNNNNNNNNNNNNNNNNNNNNNNNNNNNNNNNNNNNNNNNNNNNNNNNNNNNNNNNNNNNNNNNNNNNNNNNNNNNNNNNNNNNNNNNNNNNNNNNNNNNNNNNNNNNNNNNNNNNNNNNNNNNNNNNNNNNNNNNNNNNNNNNNNNNNNNNNNNNNNNNNNNNNNNNNNNNNNNNNNNNNNNNNNNNNNNNNNNNNNNNNNNNNNNNNNNNNNNNNNNNNNNNNNNNNNNNNNNNNNNNNNNNNNNNNNNNNNNNNNNNNNNNNNNNNNNNNNNNNNNNNNNNNNNNNNNNNNNNNNNNNNNNNNNNNNNNNNNNNNNNNNNNNNNNNNNNNNNNNNNNNNNNNNNNNNNNNNNNNNNNNNNNNNNNNNNNNNNNNNNNNNNNNNNNNNNNNNNNNNNNNNNNNNNNNNNNNNNNNNNNNNNNNNNNNNNNNNNNNNNNNNNNNNNNNNNNNNNNNNNNNNNNNNNNNNNNNNNNNNNNNNNNNNNNNNNNNNNNNNNNNNNNNNNNNNNNNNNNNNNNNNNNNNNNNNNNNNNNNNNNNNNNNNNNNNNNNNNNNNNNNNNNNNNNNNNNNNNNNNNNNNNNNNNNNNNNNNNNNNNNNNNNNNNNNNNNNNNNNNNNNNNNNNNNNNNNNNNNNNNNNNNNNNNNNNNNNNNNNNNNNNNNNNNNNNNNNNNNNNNNNNNNNNNNNNNNNNNNNNNNNNNNNNNNNNNNNNNNNNNNNNNNNNNNNNNNNNNNNNNNNNNNNNNNNNNNNNNNNNNNNNNNNNNNNNNNNNNNNNNNNNNNNNNNNNNNNNNNNNNNNNNNNNNNNNNNNNNNNNNNNNNNNNNNNNNNNNNNNNNNNNNNNNNNNNNNNNNNNNNNNNNNNNNNNNNNNNNNNNNNNNNNNNNNNNNNNNNNNNNNNNNNNNNNNNNNNNNNNNNNNNNNNNNNNNNNNNNNNNNNNNNNNNNNNNNNNNNNNNNNNNNNNNNNNNNNNNNNNNNNNNNNNNNNNNNNNNNNNNNNNNNNNNNNNNNNNNNNNNNNNNNNNNNNNNNNNNNNNNNNNNNNNNNNNNNNNNNNNNNNNNNNNNNNNNNNNNNNNAAAAACATGCATGCATACATcactattcttttttttttttgtgttttctgtAATACATAAATAGCGTAATAGACAAAATTTTGCATATAACACAAACTTATGAATATAACACAAACATATTTTTGCACATAGCACACAAATATTTGTATATAGCACAAATTTTTGCTGCAAATGTATTTTGTTAATTGGATGAGCCAATATTCTCTGTATGTAATCCTCCAAATATTTGTGTTATTCataaaaatttatgtgttgtgcGTTATTGGTTAGTTGAGTGATAACATTGACATGTaatctttaaaaatttttgtattgtatattaaaatttatatgtTATGTGTTAAAATTGTTGTGTTATGCATTAAAatttttgtattctattttataaatatttataagagaaaaaaaaataacaacaataagaACGATGATAGTAGTTAAAGAAAAGAGAAGTGGCACACCTAACATTTTTGCTTAAAAAAATTgattgaagaaaaaaaattgacCCCTAGTTTATCAAATTTGCCTTCAGTTAGGAGGATATGAGAAATTCAACTTATTCTAAAGTTCTAAGAAACAATAGACAGTAATAACacaaatttatttacttttatatatatttatatatatttaattagaaTTTATGGCAGGATAAAATAGTCGTACATGTAAATATGTAATTGAAAAATCTCCAGGGCATAACATCAGCATGCAGTAGCACCATGCCTACGTGCGTGCATTTTCGCCATGAGTAATGCTGCCCGCATTGATGCTGGCATTTAATTTGGACAACCAGAACTATAGAAGCATCAACTAACAAGTTCTTCCagctaggggtgttcatggttcagttttttcataaactgaactgaaactgcactaaaccattttaaatggtttagaaactgaaccaaactactttgtcaaataagaaactgattttaaaccagtttacaatacagtgcaccagtttaaaccagttcataaaaataaaaccagttttaattgaaaaaatcaGTTTCATTTAATTTGAACTATAGAAGCATCAACTAACAAGTTCTTCCagctaggggtgttcatggttcagttttttcataaactgaactgaaactgcactaaaccattttaaatggtttagaaactgaaccaaactactTTGTCTACTTTGTCAAATNNNNNNNNNNNNNNNNNNNNNNNNNNNNNNNNNNNNNNNNNNNNNNNNNNNNNNNNNNNNNNNNNNNNNNNNNNNNNNNNNNNNNNNNNNNNNNNNNNNNNNNNNNNNNNNNNNNNNNNNNNNNNNNNNNNNNNNNNNNNNNNNNNNNNNNNNNNNNNNNNNNNNNNNNNNNNNNNNNNNNNNNNNNNNNNNNNNNNNNNNNNNNNNNNNNNNNNNNNNNNNNNNNNNNNNNNNNNNNNNNNNNNNNNNNNNNNNNNNNNNNNNNNNNNNNNNNNNNNNNNNNNNNNNNNNNNNNNNNNNNNNNNNNNNNNNNNNNNNNNNNNNNNNNNNNNNNNNNNNNNNNNNNNNNNNNNNNNNNNNNNNNNNNNNNNNNNNNNNNNNNNNNNNNNNNNNNNNNNNNNNNNNNNNNNNNNNNNNNNNNNNNNNNNNNNNNNNNNNNNNNNNNNNNNNNNNNNNNNNNNNNNNNNNNNNNNNNNNNNNNNNNNNNNNNNNNNNNNNNNNNNNNNNNNNNNNNNNNNNNNNNNNNNNNNNNNNNNNNNNNNNNNNNNNNNNNNNNNNNNNNNNNNNNNNNNNNNNNNNNNNNNNNNNNNNNNNNNNNNNNNNNNNNNNNNNNNNNNNNNNNNNNNNNNNNNNNNNNNNNNNNNNNNNNNNNNNNNNNNNNNNNNNNNNNNNNNNNNNNNNNNNNNNNNNNNNNNNNNNNNNNNNNNNNNNNNNNNNNNNNNNNNNNNNNNNNNNNNNNNNNNNNNNNNNNNNNNNNNNNNNNNNNNNNNNNNNNNNNNNNNNNNNNNNNNNNNNNNNNNNNNNNNNNNNNNNNNNNNNNNNNNNNNNNNNNNNNNNNNNNNNNNNNNNNNNNNNNNNNNNNNNNNNNNNNNNNNNNNNNNNNNNNNNNNNNNNNNNNNNNNNNNNNNNNNNNNNNNNNNNNNNNNNNNNNNNNNNNNNNNNNNNNNNNNNNNNNNNNNNNNNNNNNNNNNNNNNNNNNNNNNNNNNNNNNNNNNNNNNNNNNNNNNNNNNNNNNNNNNNNNNNNNNNNNNNNNNNNNNNNNNNNNNNNNNNNNNNNNNNNNNNNNNNNNNNNNNNNNNNNNNNNNNNNNNNNNNNNNNNNNNNNNNNNNNNNNNNNNNNNNNNNNNNNNNNNNNNNNNNNNNNNNNNNNNNNNNNNNNNNNNNNNNNNNNNNNNNNNNNNNNNNNNNNNNNNNNNNNNNNNNNNNNNNNNNNNNNNNNNNNNNNNNNNNNNNNNNNNNNNNNNNNNNNNNNNNNNNNNNNNNNNNNNNNNNNNNNNNNNNNNNNNNNNNNNNNNNNNNNNNNNNNNNNNNNNNNNNNNNNNNNNNNNNNNNNNNNNNNNNNNNNNNNNNNNNNNNNNNNNNNNNNNNNNNNNNNNNNNNNNNNNNNNNNNNNNNNNNNNNNNNNNNNNNNNNNNNNNNNNNNNNNNNNNNNNNNNNNNNNNNNNNNNNNNNNNNNNNNNNNNNNNNNNNNNNNNNNNNNNNNNNNNNNNNNNNNNNNNNNNNNNNNNNNNNNNNNNNNNNNNNNNNNNNNNNNNNNNNNNNNNNNNNNNNNNNNNNNNNNNNNNNNNNNNNNNNNNNNNNNNNNNNNNNNNNNNNNNNNNNNNNNNNNNNNNNNNNNNNNNNNNNNNNNNNNNNNNNNNNNNNNNNNNNNNNNNNNNNNNNNNNNNNNNNNNNNNNNNNNNNNNNNNNNNNNNNNNNNNNNNNNNNNNNNNNNNNNNNNNNNNNNNNNNNNNNNNNNNNNNNNNNNNNNNNNNNNNNNNNNNNNNNNNNNNNNNNNNNNNNNNNNNNNNNNNNNNNNNNNNNNNNNNNNNNNNNNNNNNNNNNNNNNNNNNNNNNNNNNNNNNNNNNNNNNNNNNNNNNNNNNNNNNNNNNNNNNNNNNNNNNNNNNNNNNNNNNNNNNNNNNNNNNNNNNNNNNNNNNNNNNNNNNNNNNNNNNNNNNNNNNNNNNNNNNNNNNNNNNNNNNNNNNNNNNNNNNNNNNNNNNNNNNNNNNNNNNNNNNNNNNNNNNNNNNNNNNNNNNNNNNNNNNNNNNNNNNNNNNNNNNNNNNNNNNNNNNNNNNNNNNNNNNNNNNNNNNNNNNNNNNNNNNNNNNNNNNNNNNNNNNNNNNNNNN is a genomic window of Arachis ipaensis cultivar K30076 chromosome B06, Araip1.1, whole genome shotgun sequence containing:
- the LOC107646508 gene encoding protein FAR1-RELATED SEQUENCE 11-like, which translates into the protein MASPFPSRERRVARDEDTLGGVRVAEEVEMYDGADHGVGSVEGEGFAGMESDEYDLQEDGQNTTIMQRAMSTMGMRLNWKTIWPVSEECSIDFLNLSEEEVLRFNFAAIDIAFEFYQQYAKHHGFGARRSKSEKRGEVRIRQEFVCHRQGYRSPKFYSMPNRQRPRADTRCGCPARMLLCRDDESGRWNVAYFFRCA